From the genome of Alicyclobacillus sp. SO9:
TAGTCGACAGACGCATTGCGGAGCGCGCTGGTATTGGTTGGATGGGAAAGAACGCGCTGTTGTACAGTTCTCAATATGGTTCGTACGTTTTTCTTGGTGCTCTCCTTGTAGACATTGAGGTGGAACTTTCTCAGAACGAAATGCCATCTCGCTGTGGCAGTTGCACTCGCTGTATGATTGCATGTCCAACCAATGCCATTGTTGGGCCGGGTGTCATTGACGCAAAGCGTTGTCTGTCCTTTGTCACACAAATGAAAGGTATCATTCCCAGGGAATTTCGAAAGCCAATGGGCAAGCGGATATGGGGGTGCGATACTTGCCAAACGGTGTGTCCGGAGAATGAAGGTATAGAATCCGCACCGCACGAAGAGTATCTGCCCCAAGGAGAGCTGGAATACCCGCAGTTGCTTGAGGTTCTGACTTGGAGCAACCGTGAATTTGCTTGGCGGTACGGCCGCACAGCTGCGGCTTGGCGGGGGGTTCGGACATGGCAGAGAAACGCACTCATTGCTTTGGGCAATTGTAAGAACCGTGATGCAGTCTCGCATATTGTGCCGTTTCTTTCTCATAGCCGGGCAGAACTAAGGGCCAGTGCTGCATGGGCTTTGCAGCAATTAGAAACAAAAGCAGGGCAAGAAGCTGTTGCACAGGCGTACTTTAAAGAGGATGAAGATGTGGTCCGGGAGGAAATGAAATGGGCTGTTGACGCAACTTCCTAGTCCCGTTGGCATAAGAGGGACAACAGGTGCGACAGAGACAACCCAAACAACCCAGACAGCACCGAGAACCGGGAGAACCGGGACGACAGATTGAGACAAATTGCTCTGTGATTAGCCTCTGCACACAACCTGTAAGCATCCAGTTTGAGCCGTCAATTCTGCAGACTAAGTGCCAGCTTGGCTTTCTACTATCTGATTGGAGATGAAAAACATGCTGCAGTTCAGAACGAGTGCTGAGAGTAATCAGAGGTACTGTGAGTTTTGGCAAAGTCCGCTTGGCTTAATTCTGGTTTGTGCCAGCGAAGTCGGGGTGACCAATTTGAATTGGTACGATTTATCTGAGGAGTCCGACGAGGAATCTGTAAATCCTGCTTATGACAATCGGGATTCTTTGCTGCAGAACTTGCAGTTGGACGGAAGTTCGAGTTCTGATTTGGGAGAGAGTACTGCAGTGGAAGCAAAGCAGTGGACGGAAGCAGCAATTCAGCAACTGCGAGAATACTTTGGACGACAACGTACTGAATTTGAATTGACCATTCATGTCCACGGGACTGCATTTCAAGAGGCGGTCTGGGAGGCGTTGGCAAAGATTCCGTATGGTGAGACGCGATCGTATAAGCAGATTGCGCAATCCATTGGAAAAGCTGCTGCTGTACGAGCTATTGGCCAAGCAAACCGCAGCAATCCGGTTGCTGTGATTGTTCCCTGTCACCGCGTGATTGGTGCCAATGGAAAACTAGTTGGCTACGCAGGCTCCCATACGGAGTTAAAGGCGGATTTGCTCGATATAGAACGCGCGAGTTTGTTGCACGCGGATGACTGCCAAACGACAACCATGTCCTAAGAGCCGTCGCGAAGACAGGCTCTGGGGAGACTGGTTCGGCAACGGGAGCATGTAATCATGGCATTCCAGGGAACAGTACACACGAAGGTTTGATTTGGTCAGTGCTGTGGAGTTTATAGATTATCACTTTGAGATCTGGCTGCTAAGCGCCTCAAGAAATTGATGTCTCTTCTCTTCCTGACGAATATATCTCTTTAATTCATCAACTTGAGCAGCTTCTGGAAATATGCGAAAACGCGTATGAGCAAGCCTCCAGACCTTGTATGGAAACGTTAGCAGTGCTTGGATCAGCAGATACTCTTCATGGGTGATGGCTGCAACCTTGTCGAAGTTGAGAAAACTCACGTAGGCGACTTCGTTATCCCATTCCTGCATCTGTAAAGACCTCCGCAGCAGGTGAGCGATATCGAGTACGCGAGGGGCGAATGTGCACAAGTCTAAATCAAGTAAGCGGACTGCGTCAGCTTTATCGTAGATGAAGTTACCTGGTATCACATCCAAGTGACAGAGCCCGGCCCGGTATTCATCGTGCAGCAAAAAATCTTGGACATCAGAGTCATTTAGCAATTCAAGACTTTCTTCTGCGTCCTTTCGCAGTTGGTTTTCAATGCTCAACAAAAGCTTGTCAAAGGTTCCTTGATTCGTTTTCCCGTCCGCTTCCGCGAGCATCATTTTCAGGTCTTCATAACGCCTCTTTGTCATTTGCTTCAAATCAAACTCCATGGGCGGATTGTAACTTGCGGCTTCAAATCCCC
Proteins encoded in this window:
- the queG gene encoding tRNA epoxyqueuosine(34) reductase QueG: MTFAVSLEDLKQLGRKAGFDDIGATSADDFPELIPRLQAYENRGRTGFETGDIALRSSPRQWMPEAKSLIAVSMAYLTEAGKNHARRHPVDSLRGRVTVYSYGQDYHQVMKERMADLHELLSNHVGHTITANYAIDTSPLVDRRIAERAGIGWMGKNALLYSSQYGSYVFLGALLVDIEVELSQNEMPSRCGSCTRCMIACPTNAIVGPGVIDAKRCLSFVTQMKGIIPREFRKPMGKRIWGCDTCQTVCPENEGIESAPHEEYLPQGELEYPQLLEVLTWSNREFAWRYGRTAAAWRGVRTWQRNALIALGNCKNRDAVSHIVPFLSHSRAELRASAAWALQQLETKAGQEAVAQAYFKEDEDVVREEMKWAVDATS
- a CDS encoding methylated-DNA--[protein]-cysteine S-methyltransferase is translated as MLQFRTSAESNQRYCEFWQSPLGLILVCASEVGVTNLNWYDLSEESDEESVNPAYDNRDSLLQNLQLDGSSSSDLGESTAVEAKQWTEAAIQQLREYFGRQRTEFELTIHVHGTAFQEAVWEALAKIPYGETRSYKQIAQSIGKAAAVRAIGQANRSNPVAVIVPCHRVIGANGKLVGYAGSHTELKADLLDIERASLLHADDCQTTTMS